The proteins below are encoded in one region of Sinorhizobium meliloti:
- a CDS encoding calcium-binding protein, with protein MATITYHFPAGLYPNQYNPPLTGISVNPSFAELVDMSKASRSTTTSTDVLYRLDNGLKLKLVGTGFSFDANGDAVGGTVTSIEVLLNNGTALVQTITGLDLSLELFQDAADGFDKSGLESWLLSGDDTFNGSAGDDEIVGHLGNDVLNGNDGNDLVTGGGGDDTYDGGAGVDVLNFQDAYGNPTAIRGIDLNATAGTVIDQFGFSETFQNFEEFRGTQFSDTMIGSSVDETFMGFGGRDTIDGGAGIDTIRYDRDVQRGATKGVSVNLATGVTTDSFGSQDTLSNIEHVRGTDFKDTIVGNSASNSIRAFAGNDILDGGSGADNMRGGKGNDTYFVSSNSDIIDENADSGSGIDTVQSVNSFNLANIAVVLGDIENLTLLGSATHATGNALANVLIGNASSNTLNGAAGNDTLTGGVGNDSFFFNSALNAATNVDTITDYDAPTDTIRLENSVFTAIVGTGSLSGWQFAKNTTGLAADATDRIIYETDTGNLYYDSNGNAAGGSVHFATVGTNLAITAGDFLIV; from the coding sequence ATGGCGACGATTACGTATCATTTCCCAGCAGGACTCTATCCTAACCAGTACAACCCACCCCTCACCGGCATAAGCGTCAACCCCTCCTTCGCTGAACTTGTGGACATGAGCAAGGCAAGCCGCTCCACGACCACCAGCACGGACGTGCTTTATCGCCTGGACAACGGCCTCAAACTGAAATTGGTCGGCACGGGGTTCAGTTTCGACGCGAACGGAGACGCCGTCGGCGGGACAGTGACATCGATCGAGGTCCTTCTGAACAACGGAACGGCCTTGGTGCAGACTATAACCGGCCTGGACCTATCACTTGAACTATTCCAAGACGCTGCCGATGGATTCGACAAGTCTGGACTTGAAAGCTGGCTCCTGAGTGGCGATGATACATTCAACGGGTCTGCCGGCGACGATGAAATTGTAGGCCACCTTGGAAACGATGTCCTGAATGGCAATGACGGCAACGATCTTGTTACCGGTGGCGGCGGTGATGACACTTACGACGGTGGAGCCGGAGTTGATGTTCTGAACTTCCAGGATGCGTATGGAAACCCAACAGCAATAAGAGGTATAGATCTAAACGCTACCGCCGGGACGGTAATTGACCAATTCGGTTTCTCGGAAACATTCCAGAATTTCGAGGAGTTCAGAGGTACGCAGTTTTCAGATACGATGATCGGGTCCTCGGTCGATGAGACGTTTATGGGCTTTGGCGGACGCGACACAATTGACGGTGGCGCGGGCATAGATACGATCCGATACGATCGTGACGTGCAAAGGGGCGCTACAAAGGGAGTCAGCGTCAATCTCGCGACCGGCGTTACGACCGACAGCTTTGGATCTCAGGATACTCTCTCTAACATCGAGCATGTGCGAGGCACTGACTTTAAAGACACGATCGTCGGGAATTCGGCTTCTAACTCAATTCGCGCGTTTGCCGGAAACGACATTCTCGACGGTGGGAGCGGCGCCGACAATATGCGTGGCGGAAAGGGAAACGACACGTATTTCGTGAGCAGCAACAGCGACATTATCGATGAGAACGCTGATAGCGGCTCCGGCATTGATACGGTCCAATCTGTCAATTCCTTCAACCTCGCGAACATCGCGGTGGTCTTGGGAGACATCGAGAATTTGACCCTGCTTGGGTCGGCAACCCACGCGACCGGCAATGCTCTGGCCAACGTCTTAATAGGGAATGCCAGCAGCAACACTCTGAATGGGGCGGCCGGTAACGATACGCTGACGGGTGGCGTTGGGAACGATAGTTTCTTCTTCAACTCTGCATTGAACGCGGCAACGAACGTGGACACCATCACGGACTACGATGCTCCGACCGACACTATCCGGCTGGAGAATAGCGTTTTCACTGCCATCGTAGGCACCGGAAGTTTGAGCGGTTGGCAATTCGCCAAAAACACGACGGGTCTGGCGGCCGATGCGACCGACCGCATCATTTACGAGACCGACACCGGCAACCTCTACTATGACAGCAATGGCAACGCCGCCGGCGGCTCAGTCCACTTCGCTACGGTCGGCACCAACCTCGCGATCACTGCGGGCGATTTCTTGATCGTATAA
- a CDS encoding TonB-dependent receptor, which yields MVGKMLVASTNPHLPSAAGRWMGAEHVHGRRGTLRKKPSFSPRWRAALPMIVTFCLVWLGYLSIVTIVIATDPYDIYRWGARLKLTRNDVPRDVVVRWVDVVSKQSGINTFLVGGSTTAMYSPDDISAALGGSVVAYNLSYGGPRPMDRDIVLDQLAINAQAKRIIITFDWMYILDPEKMRQGFPEYLYDEEISDDIRMVDLKSLRRTWKVLLGETSYEAQDDEGYAKFTERQYRSFQMPAQMAELQAVIEEYRSVVDAPSGRTCASFSAVNEQLVPRIRKFVEKGVQVDVIIPILSYANYYFRMSDISATLLDEVLLSRRCFVQSIDTLRNVRVFAWDDDPRIAGDLGNFRDPGHVYNPGLLRRTLTSLSTGENRLTAADVEAYERRIRTEVKSYRLRNSYLERTARN from the coding sequence ATGGTCGGAAAGATGCTTGTCGCGTCGACAAATCCACATTTACCGTCGGCCGCAGGTCGATGGATGGGAGCGGAGCATGTGCATGGCCGGAGGGGTACGCTCCGTAAGAAGCCGAGCTTCTCGCCACGCTGGCGCGCCGCCCTTCCAATGATCGTGACCTTTTGCCTTGTCTGGCTGGGGTATCTTTCGATCGTGACGATCGTCATTGCGACGGATCCATACGACATCTACCGCTGGGGAGCGAGGCTCAAACTGACGCGCAATGACGTCCCGCGCGATGTCGTCGTGCGGTGGGTAGACGTCGTCTCGAAGCAATCGGGAATCAACACGTTTCTTGTCGGCGGCTCGACCACGGCCATGTATTCCCCCGATGACATATCCGCAGCGCTGGGCGGAAGTGTCGTAGCCTACAATCTCAGCTATGGCGGGCCCCGACCGATGGACCGCGACATCGTTCTCGATCAACTCGCCATCAACGCGCAAGCCAAGCGGATCATCATCACGTTTGACTGGATGTACATTCTCGACCCAGAAAAGATGCGCCAGGGCTTTCCAGAGTATCTCTATGACGAGGAAATCAGCGACGACATCCGAATGGTCGACCTGAAATCATTGCGGCGAACATGGAAGGTCCTGTTGGGGGAGACGAGCTACGAAGCGCAAGACGACGAAGGGTACGCCAAGTTCACGGAGAGGCAATACCGCTCCTTTCAGATGCCCGCCCAAATGGCTGAACTGCAGGCCGTGATCGAAGAGTATCGGTCAGTCGTTGACGCCCCGAGCGGCAGGACATGTGCGAGCTTCAGTGCCGTGAATGAGCAGCTCGTGCCGAGGATTCGGAAATTCGTCGAGAAGGGCGTGCAGGTCGACGTCATCATACCCATCCTCTCCTACGCCAATTACTATTTTCGCATGAGCGACATAAGCGCGACGTTGCTGGACGAGGTTCTGCTGTCGCGGCGATGCTTTGTCCAATCGATAGACACCCTGCGCAATGTGCGCGTGTTTGCATGGGATGATGACCCCAGGATTGCCGGTGACCTCGGCAACTTTCGTGATCCTGGGCACGTCTATAACCCGGGGCTACTCAGGCGAACACTTACGTCACTTTCGACGGGCGAAAACAGGCTGACGGCGGCAGACGTCGAGGCCTATGAGCGCCGTATCCGGACCGAGGTGAAGAGTTATCGGCTTCGAAACAGTTATCTCGAACGAACTGCAAGGAATTGA
- a CDS encoding HAD-IIIC family phosphatase, producing the protein MNTFFPWRPPLEENWAARVAELEAIAAGGEMPDYAATRSVANQQLGPRQQLRIERLGKRLGKIKGNGFTRIELGLLGNRTLSYLCDPLGAAGLARGLLVSAHEAPYDGVAGFAFSAKNCFERGLDAVLAVLDESTLQGERPLLDRAAEDEAVQEAERIASAIAEAARSKTGCPAIIATLPPCIQLTSADIATPGSIARFRLRVNMMLGDGAAEGRWLMWDQAALASRIGIERWFDPIAYHSAKVPFNVELCPLAADNIASLLAAMTGKSARALVLDLDNTLWGGVIGDDGLAGIRIGQNSAEGEAFVAFQNFVLGLRKRGVVLAVCSKNTDAVAREPFRRHPDMLLKEEHIAVFQANWDDKATNIRAIAEKLGLGLESLAYVDDNPAERERVRRELPLVSTIEVGEDPSFFIDRVAGSGLFDHLPLNCDDLARANSYGGRAAVAEIRARVGNYEEYLKSLDMRMTISPFDEVGRPRIVQLINKSNQFNLTTRRYNEEDVRRMQGDPNFIGWQIRLDDKFAQHGTIGVVIVLKKGSEWEIDTWLQSCRVLERGVEQGLMNSLIEQAVSAGVVSIRGRYIPTERNAMVSDFYPRLGFDLAGTNGNGSVDFVCAISKYEPHPVSMNINLCV; encoded by the coding sequence ATGAACACGTTCTTTCCGTGGAGACCGCCGCTTGAGGAGAACTGGGCCGCACGCGTGGCCGAGCTCGAGGCAATTGCCGCCGGCGGCGAAATGCCCGACTACGCCGCCACCAGATCGGTGGCCAACCAGCAGTTGGGCCCACGCCAACAGCTCAGGATCGAGCGCCTCGGCAAGCGGCTGGGAAAAATTAAGGGAAACGGCTTCACCCGCATCGAACTCGGCCTCCTCGGAAACCGGACGCTGAGCTATCTCTGCGATCCCTTGGGTGCGGCAGGTTTGGCGCGTGGTCTCCTCGTCTCGGCGCATGAAGCGCCATACGACGGGGTAGCTGGCTTCGCATTCTCCGCCAAAAATTGTTTCGAGCGGGGACTCGATGCCGTGCTTGCCGTTCTGGATGAGAGCACCCTCCAAGGGGAACGGCCACTGCTGGACAGGGCTGCCGAGGACGAGGCTGTGCAGGAGGCCGAAAGGATCGCTTCCGCCATCGCCGAGGCGGCGCGATCGAAAACCGGATGCCCGGCAATCATTGCGACGCTGCCGCCGTGCATACAACTGACCTCCGCAGACATCGCAACGCCGGGTTCGATCGCCCGGTTCCGGCTGCGGGTCAACATGATGCTTGGCGATGGCGCTGCAGAGGGGCGGTGGCTGATGTGGGATCAAGCCGCCCTTGCTTCACGGATCGGTATTGAGCGCTGGTTCGACCCGATCGCCTATCATTCGGCGAAGGTGCCCTTCAACGTTGAACTCTGCCCACTGGCGGCGGACAACATTGCTTCTCTTCTCGCTGCCATGACCGGCAAGAGCGCCCGCGCCCTCGTGCTCGACCTCGACAATACGCTTTGGGGCGGCGTCATTGGCGACGACGGTCTCGCCGGTATCCGGATCGGCCAGAATTCGGCAGAGGGAGAGGCCTTCGTCGCGTTTCAAAACTTCGTCCTGGGGCTCCGGAAACGCGGAGTAGTCCTCGCCGTCTGTTCGAAAAACACCGATGCCGTTGCGCGTGAGCCGTTCCGGCGGCACCCTGATATGCTATTAAAAGAAGAGCACATCGCCGTGTTTCAGGCCAATTGGGACGACAAGGCCACTAATATTCGTGCGATCGCCGAAAAACTCGGTCTCGGTCTTGAGTCACTTGCCTATGTTGACGACAATCCTGCCGAACGCGAACGCGTCCGACGGGAGCTTCCGCTCGTTTCCACAATTGAGGTAGGCGAGGATCCGTCCTTCTTCATCGATCGCGTCGCGGGTTCAGGTCTTTTCGACCATCTGCCGCTGAACTGCGACGATCTGGCGCGGGCAAACAGCTACGGGGGGCGTGCGGCAGTTGCGGAGATCCGCGCGCGGGTAGGCAATTATGAGGAGTATCTGAAGTCCCTAGACATGCGGATGACCATCTCACCCTTCGACGAGGTAGGCCGTCCGCGCATCGTTCAACTCATCAACAAGTCCAACCAGTTCAACCTGACCACCCGCCGCTACAACGAGGAAGACGTTCGGCGCATGCAGGGAGACCCAAACTTTATCGGTTGGCAGATAAGGCTCGACGATAAGTTTGCACAGCACGGGACGATCGGAGTCGTCATTGTCCTCAAGAAGGGTTCCGAATGGGAGATCGACACCTGGCTGCAATCGTGCCGCGTCCTTGAGCGGGGCGTTGAACAGGGCTTAATGAACAGCCTGATCGAGCAGGCGGTGTCAGCCGGTGTGGTCAGCATTCGCGGGCGCTATATACCAACAGAGCGCAACGCAATGGTGTCGGATTTCTATCCGCGGCTTGGCTTCGACCTCGCGGGAACGAATGGCAACGGGTCAGTGGATTTCGTCTGCGCCATATCGAAGTACGAACCCCATCCCGTGTCCATGAACATAAACCTGTGTGTGTAG
- a CDS encoding acyl carrier protein, with amino-acid sequence MSDHQLYLSQVADVIRELFDEYDGPITLETTARDVPQWDSLSNVRLMVLIEQELAVRFSTAEVQGFKNLGSLIDAVVKRKQN; translated from the coding sequence ATGTCTGACCATCAACTTTATCTATCCCAAGTCGCAGACGTGATCCGTGAGCTGTTCGATGAATACGACGGCCCGATCACCCTGGAGACGACGGCCCGCGACGTTCCGCAATGGGACAGCCTGTCCAATGTCAGACTGATGGTTCTGATCGAGCAGGAGCTCGCAGTCCGCTTCAGCACGGCTGAGGTGCAAGGTTTCAAGAACCTCGGCAGCCTTATCGATGCCGTGGTCAAGCGCAAGCAGAACTGA